The Nitrospinaceae bacterium genomic interval ACCTTATATTATTTAATGGTTTATCCCCTCACCCCTTCTTGAGCACTTCGCGGACCATGTGGCTGATCTCAGGCAGTATGATTTTTTCCATGCCAGTGCGGCAAGCATTCCCGGAACCAGGAAGGGTCATGATGATGGTGTCCTGGCAGGTGCCCGCCGTCGCGCGGGTGAGGATCGAGGCGGTGCCGATGTCGAGGTAGCTCACATAGCGAAACAACTCACCGAAGCCGGGCATCTCTTTTTCGATCATCGAGAGAGCAACGTCGTAGGTCGTGTCTCGCTGGGTGATGCCGGTGCCGCCGTTCGTGATGACGACCTGGACGGCGGGGTCCGAGCAGGCCTCCTCGAGCGCGCCTCTGATTTGCCCGGCGTCATCCTTGACGATGCGCGTGAAGGCGATTTTGTGACCGCAATCGGTGAGCATGTTGGCGATGAGCTTGCCGCTCGTGTCCGTCTCTGAGGTTCTCGTGTCACTCACCGTGATAACGCTGCAGGTGACGGCGTCGGGGCCCTCGGCACGGTGCTCCTCGTAAGTTTTTTTCTCCGCCGCTTGGGCAATTTCATCGCGGCTTGGTCCCTGGCTCATGGGGCGCGCTCTCCTTTATTCGGTTAAGGCCGCAGGCGACGCGGGCCACTGTCTATTCATTAGGCCCCCAAACCTAGCCGATGGGCCATCCATGGGCAACGGACCGAGGGGCGGTCCCGAGGGCGGTCCCGGGACCGGTCTCATGGCACCCTAGATGCGGCGTAGGCTCAACCTATTGTCAGGCTCGGTCCGGGAAAACCCACTGAAAATCATCCCGGACCAGTGGGTATTTAACTCCTCGGCGGGCAATATCTGGGAAAAAATAGCGAGATATATGCTCCAGGCCACATAATTTTGCAAGATTTTTGGAACATTCTCGCCCCTTTTGTTGTCTAATATAATAGATGGGCCGCCAGCGAACTTTGCACATGCCAAAAAAGGACACACGATGAAAAAGAAAACTCTATTCAGAGCCTCGGCACTGGCGCTGGCATTTAGTCTCATGGCAGCTGGCGGGGTAAGCGCTTTCTTCTCGTTC includes:
- a CDS encoding molybdenum cofactor biosynthesis protein MoaB, yielding MSQGPSRDEIAQAAEKKTYEEHRAEGPDAVTCSVITVSDTRTSETDTSGKLIANMLTDCGHKIAFTRIVKDDAGQIRGALEEACSDPAVQVVITNGGTGITQRDTTYDVALSMIEKEMPGFGELFRYVSYLDIGTASILTRATAGTCQDTIIMTLPGSGNACRTGMEKIILPEISHMVREVLKKG